A DNA window from Mycolicibacter terrae contains the following coding sequences:
- the glgB gene encoding 1,4-alpha-glucan branching protein GlgB, whose protein sequence is MMRPLAPERADLARLLAGEHHDPHAILGAHEYGELTVVRVLRPRAARIVVLVGADRFPMRHLGSGLFAAALPLTGLTDYRLEVHYPDTAQFGEPTGIRTVADGYRFPPTLGEMDLHLFAEGRHERLWDVMGAHHRTFLTADGEVSGVSFAVWAPNATGVGLIGDFNGWDGNDAPLRALGSSGVWEVFWPDFPAGGLYKFRIHGADGTVSDRADPFAFATEVPPRTASRVTESNYLWNDADWMAQRARRNPVAEPMSTYEVHLGSWRPGLDYRQLASELTEYLVQHGFTHVELLPVAEHPFGGSWGYQVTSYYAPTARFGTPDDFRALVDALHRAGVGVIVDWVPAHFPKDDWALGRFDGTPLYEHADPRRGEQLDWGTYVFDFGRPEVRNFLVANALYWLTEFHVDGLRVDAVASMLYLDYSRPEGGWTPNVHGGRENLEAVQFLQELNATTHRVAPGIVTIAEESTSWPGVTRDTGLGGLGFSMKWNMGWMHDTLAYLGHDPVHRSYHHHNMTFSMLYAYSENYVLPISHDEVVHGKGTLWSRMPGDDYRKAAGLRTLLAYQWAHPGKQLLFMGQEFGQRSEWCNERGVDWFQLDPELEADGYSAGILRLVGDINAHYRALPALWSQDADPRGYSWIDANDSTNNVLSFLRFGADGSTLACVFNFAGIEHSDYHLGLPRAGRWREVLNTDAVAYRGSGAGNFGGVEATEDPWHGRPASAVLVLPALSALWLAPE, encoded by the coding sequence ATGATGCGACCCCTGGCGCCCGAACGCGCGGATCTGGCCCGGCTGCTCGCCGGGGAACACCACGATCCGCATGCGATCCTGGGTGCCCATGAATACGGTGAACTCACCGTGGTTCGGGTTCTGCGGCCGCGCGCAGCCCGCATCGTGGTGCTCGTCGGCGCCGACCGGTTCCCGATGCGGCATCTGGGTTCCGGGCTGTTCGCGGCGGCTCTGCCGCTGACCGGCCTGACCGACTACCGCCTCGAGGTGCATTATCCCGACACTGCGCAATTCGGCGAGCCCACCGGAATCCGCACGGTCGCCGACGGTTACCGCTTCCCGCCGACTCTGGGCGAGATGGACCTGCACCTGTTCGCCGAGGGCCGCCACGAACGGCTCTGGGACGTGATGGGCGCCCATCACCGCACCTTCCTCACCGCCGACGGCGAGGTGTCCGGTGTGTCGTTCGCGGTGTGGGCGCCCAACGCCACCGGTGTCGGCCTGATCGGTGACTTCAACGGCTGGGACGGCAACGACGCACCGCTGCGGGCGCTGGGTTCCTCCGGGGTCTGGGAAGTGTTCTGGCCCGACTTCCCCGCCGGCGGCCTGTACAAGTTCCGCATCCACGGCGCCGACGGCACGGTCAGCGACCGTGCCGATCCGTTCGCCTTCGCCACCGAGGTTCCGCCGCGAACCGCGTCGCGGGTGACGGAGAGCAACTACCTCTGGAATGACGCGGACTGGATGGCGCAGCGCGCCCGGCGAAACCCGGTGGCCGAGCCGATGAGCACCTACGAGGTGCACCTGGGGTCCTGGCGGCCCGGGCTGGACTATCGCCAGCTCGCGTCGGAGCTGACGGAATACCTTGTGCAGCACGGCTTCACCCACGTCGAGCTACTGCCGGTCGCCGAGCACCCGTTCGGCGGGTCGTGGGGATACCAGGTGACGTCGTACTACGCTCCGACGGCACGCTTCGGCACACCCGACGATTTCCGGGCGTTGGTCGATGCGCTGCACCGGGCGGGCGTCGGCGTGATCGTGGATTGGGTGCCGGCGCATTTTCCCAAGGACGATTGGGCACTCGGCCGCTTCGACGGCACCCCGCTGTACGAGCACGCCGATCCGCGGCGCGGTGAGCAACTCGACTGGGGCACTTACGTCTTTGACTTCGGCCGGCCGGAGGTGCGCAACTTCCTGGTGGCCAACGCGCTGTACTGGCTGACCGAATTCCACGTCGACGGGCTGCGGGTGGACGCGGTGGCATCGATGCTCTACCTGGATTATTCGCGGCCGGAGGGCGGTTGGACCCCCAACGTTCACGGCGGCCGGGAGAACCTGGAGGCGGTGCAATTCCTGCAGGAGCTGAACGCGACCACGCACCGGGTCGCGCCGGGAATCGTGACGATCGCCGAGGAATCCACCTCCTGGCCAGGTGTCACCCGCGACACCGGTCTTGGCGGCCTGGGCTTTTCGATGAAATGGAACATGGGCTGGATGCACGACACGCTGGCCTATCTCGGTCATGATCCGGTGCACCGCAGCTATCACCACCACAACATGACGTTTTCCATGCTCTATGCCTACAGCGAGAACTACGTACTGCCGATCAGCCACGACGAGGTGGTGCACGGCAAGGGCACGCTGTGGTCGCGGATGCCCGGTGACGACTACCGCAAGGCGGCGGGCCTGCGCACCCTGCTGGCCTACCAATGGGCGCATCCCGGCAAACAGCTGTTGTTCATGGGTCAGGAATTCGGCCAGCGCAGTGAATGGTGCAACGAGCGCGGCGTCGACTGGTTCCAGCTGGACCCGGAACTCGAGGCGGACGGCTACTCGGCCGGCATCCTGCGCCTGGTCGGCGACATCAACGCCCACTACCGTGCGCTTCCCGCCTTGTGGAGCCAGGACGCCGACCCCCGTGGCTATTCCTGGATCGACGCCAACGATTCGACCAACAATGTGCTGAGCTTTCTGCGGTTCGGCGCCGACGGTTCGACGCTGGCCTGCGTATTCAACTTCGCCGGCATCGAACACTCCGACTACCACCTGGGCCTGCCGCGCGCCGGCCGGTGGCGGGAGGTGCTCAACACCGATGCGGTCGCCTACCGCGGTTCGGGGGCGGGCAACTTCGGCGGAGTCGAAGCCACCGAGGACCCGTGGCACGGCCGGCCCGCCTCGGCCGTGCTGGTGCTGCCGGCTCTGTCCGCCCTGTGGTTGGCGCCCGAGTAG
- a CDS encoding alpha-1,4-glucan--maltose-1-phosphate maltosyltransferase, producing the protein MPGRVEVDDVEPVISCGRYPAKAVVGETVPVKATVWREGHDAVAATLVVSYLGRHYPLPGEPPVSPSGTGTAPLHLPMQTGFDAYVFHGCFTPDAVGLWTFRVEGWGDPLQSWRSAVTVKLDAGQDEAELSNDLLIGAELFDRAAAAIPPARRRPLQAAAAALRTPGDPVSRAALALSAEVGELLDRHPLRELITPGKDHQVWVDRPLARRGAWYEMFPRSTGGWDADGRPVHGTFATAAAALPRIAEMGFDVVYLPPIHPIGRVHRKGRNNSATAEPGDVGSPWAIGSVEGGHDAVHPDLGTIDGFDDFVAAARRLDLEVALDLALQCAPDHPWARQHREWFTELPDGTIAYAENPPKKYQDIYPLNFDNDPAGLYAEVLRVVRFWMDHGVKVFRVDNPHTKPPDFWVWLIGAVKNIDPDVLFLSEAFTPPARQYGLAKLGFTQSYTYFTWRTTKHDLTEFGQQIAELADYRRPNLFVNTPDILHASLQAGGPGMFAIRAVLAATLSPTWGVYSGFELFENRALQEGSEEYLDSEKYELRPRDFAAAVAEGRSLEPFIARLNEIRRLHPALSQLRTVHFHSIDNDALLAYSKFDPESGDTVLVVVTLNPFAPEHATLRLDMWALGMEDYQRFWVRDQITGEDYHWGRENWVRLDPARAVAHIVNMPPINAHARTELLRRR; encoded by the coding sequence GTGCCTGGTCGCGTCGAGGTCGACGACGTCGAACCGGTCATCTCCTGCGGCCGCTACCCGGCCAAGGCCGTGGTCGGCGAAACCGTGCCGGTGAAGGCCACCGTGTGGCGAGAAGGCCACGACGCGGTCGCCGCGACCCTGGTGGTGAGCTACCTCGGGCGGCACTATCCACTGCCCGGGGAACCGCCGGTGAGCCCATCCGGCACGGGCACCGCGCCGCTGCACCTGCCGATGCAGACCGGGTTCGACGCCTACGTGTTCCACGGCTGCTTCACCCCCGACGCCGTCGGGCTGTGGACCTTCCGGGTGGAGGGCTGGGGCGATCCCCTGCAGAGCTGGCGAAGCGCCGTGACGGTCAAGCTCGACGCCGGCCAGGATGAAGCGGAGCTCTCCAACGACCTGTTGATCGGCGCCGAGTTGTTCGACCGCGCCGCGGCCGCGATCCCGCCCGCCCGGCGCCGGCCGTTGCAGGCGGCGGCCGCGGCCCTGCGCACTCCCGGCGATCCGGTATCCCGGGCCGCCCTGGCCCTGTCGGCAGAGGTCGGCGAACTGCTGGACCGCCATCCCTTGCGGGAGCTGATCACCCCCGGCAAGGACCACCAGGTGTGGGTGGATCGGCCGCTGGCCCGCCGCGGGGCCTGGTATGAGATGTTCCCCCGCTCGACCGGGGGCTGGGATGCCGACGGCCGCCCGGTGCACGGGACGTTCGCCACCGCGGCGGCAGCGCTCCCGCGGATCGCCGAGATGGGCTTCGACGTGGTCTATCTGCCGCCGATCCATCCGATCGGCCGGGTGCATCGCAAGGGCCGCAACAATTCCGCGACCGCGGAGCCCGGTGACGTCGGTTCGCCGTGGGCCATCGGCAGCGTCGAGGGCGGCCACGACGCGGTACACCCGGATCTCGGCACCATCGACGGCTTCGACGACTTCGTGGCCGCCGCCCGCCGGCTGGACCTCGAGGTGGCGTTGGACCTGGCCCTGCAGTGCGCACCGGATCACCCCTGGGCCAGGCAGCACCGGGAATGGTTCACCGAGTTGCCCGACGGCACCATCGCCTATGCCGAGAACCCGCCGAAGAAGTATCAGGACATCTATCCGCTGAACTTCGACAACGATCCGGCCGGGTTGTACGCCGAAGTACTGCGGGTGGTGCGGTTTTGGATGGACCACGGCGTCAAGGTCTTTCGGGTCGACAATCCGCACACCAAGCCGCCGGACTTCTGGGTCTGGCTGATCGGCGCCGTCAAGAACATCGACCCGGATGTGCTGTTCCTGTCCGAAGCATTCACCCCGCCGGCGCGTCAGTACGGACTGGCCAAACTGGGCTTCACCCAGTCCTACACGTACTTCACCTGGCGGACAACGAAACACGATCTGACCGAGTTCGGACAGCAGATCGCCGAACTCGCCGACTACCGTCGGCCGAATCTCTTCGTCAACACCCCCGACATCCTGCACGCCAGCCTGCAGGCGGGCGGCCCCGGAATGTTCGCCATCCGTGCGGTGCTGGCGGCCACCCTGAGCCCGACGTGGGGCGTCTACTCCGGCTTCGAATTGTTCGAAAACCGTGCGCTGCAGGAGGGCAGCGAAGAATACCTGGACTCGGAGAAGTACGAACTGCGTCCTCGTGACTTCGCCGCCGCCGTCGCCGAGGGTAGGTCCCTGGAGCCGTTCATCGCCCGGCTCAACGAGATCCGCCGGCTGCACCCGGCATTGAGTCAGTTGCGCACCGTGCACTTCCACTCGATCGACAACGATGCGTTGCTGGCATACAGCAAATTCGATCCGGAGAGCGGCGACACCGTTCTGGTGGTGGTCACCCTGAACCCGTTCGCCCCCGAGCACGCGACGCTGCGGCTGGACATGTGGGCGCTGGGAATGGAGGACTACCAACGGTTCTGGGTGCGTGACCAGATCACCGGCGAGGACTACCACTGGGGGCGGGAGAATTGGGTGCGGCTCGACCCGGCCCGGGCGGTCGCCCACATCGTCAATATGCCGCCGATCAACGCCCATGCCCGTACCGAACTGCTGCGTCGCCGGTGA